A genomic window from Aquabacterium sp. OR-4 includes:
- a CDS encoding cobyric acid synthase — MSRAKAVAVLGCTSGAGKSWITTALCRWYARRGLDVRPFKAQNMSNHARVVVAADGRQAEIGSAQYFQALAAGTAPEPRHNPVLLKPEADTRSQVVLMGQLRPDLAAMPWRERSALLWPTAQAALQSLQAEAELLVIEGAGSPAEINLAAHDYVNTFTTVQADAAALLVADIDRGGAFAHLLGTTELADAGVRQRLRGYLLNKFRGDAALLAPAPELLRQRTGLPVLGVLPLLRQHGLPEEDAVPLGSPASTGPRVVLLSTPHASNLDEFEPVARAGLPLVVVRDGPTLRAALAAPGAVLVLPGSKHTRADLAWVRQQGLDAPIAQHVAAGQPLLAVCGALQWLGRVVDDPLGQEGGTPGQDAGLGLLPLHTRFAAHKTLRQARHRLGALQGPWAALSGLAVLGYEIHLGHSQVDRQGALLDTLLDAAPASPGLGWQRGPILAVYLHGLFENPAVLQALFGRAPEPLATVFDRLADTLDEHVGAATLMGLLEAR, encoded by the coding sequence ATGAGCCGCGCCAAGGCCGTGGCCGTGCTTGGCTGCACCAGCGGCGCGGGCAAGAGCTGGATCACCACCGCGCTGTGCCGCTGGTATGCGCGGCGGGGCCTCGACGTGCGGCCGTTCAAGGCGCAGAACATGAGCAACCACGCCCGCGTGGTGGTGGCCGCCGATGGCCGCCAGGCCGAGATCGGCAGCGCCCAGTACTTCCAGGCCCTGGCCGCCGGCACCGCGCCCGAGCCGCGCCACAACCCGGTGCTGCTCAAGCCCGAGGCCGACACCCGCAGCCAGGTGGTGCTGATGGGCCAGCTGCGGCCCGATCTGGCGGCCATGCCCTGGCGCGAGCGCAGTGCGCTGCTGTGGCCCACCGCCCAGGCGGCGCTGCAATCGCTGCAGGCCGAGGCCGAGCTGCTGGTGATCGAAGGCGCCGGCTCGCCGGCCGAGATCAACCTGGCCGCGCACGACTATGTGAACACCTTCACCACCGTGCAGGCCGATGCCGCCGCGCTGCTGGTGGCCGACATCGACCGCGGCGGCGCCTTTGCCCACCTGCTGGGCACCACCGAGCTGGCGGACGCCGGCGTGCGCCAGCGCCTGCGCGGCTACCTGCTGAACAAGTTTCGTGGCGACGCGGCCTTGCTGGCGCCCGCACCCGAGTTGCTGCGCCAGCGCACCGGCCTGCCGGTGCTGGGCGTGCTGCCCCTGCTGCGCCAGCACGGCCTGCCCGAGGAGGATGCGGTGCCGCTGGGCTCACCCGCCAGCACCGGCCCGCGCGTGGTGCTGCTGTCCACGCCGCATGCCAGCAACCTGGACGAGTTCGAGCCCGTGGCCCGCGCCGGCCTGCCGCTGGTGGTGGTGCGTGATGGGCCCACGCTGCGTGCCGCGCTGGCCGCGCCCGGCGCCGTGCTGGTGCTGCCCGGCAGCAAGCACACGCGGGCCGATCTGGCCTGGGTGCGGCAGCAGGGCCTGGACGCGCCGATTGCGCAACACGTGGCCGCCGGCCAGCCGCTGCTGGCCGTGTGCGGCGCACTGCAATGGCTGGGCCGGGTGGTCGATGACCCGCTGGGCCAGGAAGGCGGCACGCCGGGGCAGGACGCCGGCCTGGGCCTGCTGCCGCTGCACACCCGCTTTGCCGCGCACAAGACGCTGCGCCAGGCGCGGCACCGCCTGGGCGCGCTGCAGGGCCCGTGGGCGGCGCTGAGCGGCCTGGCGGTGCTGGGCTACGAGATCCACCTGGGCCACAGCCAGGTCGATCGCCAGGGCGCCTTGCTCGATACCCTGCTGGATGCCGCCCCCGCTTCGCCCGGCCTGGGCTGGCAGCGGGGCCCCATCCTGGCCGTCTACCTGCACGGCCTGTTCGAGAACCCGGCCGTGCTGCAGGCCTTGTTCGGCCGCGCGCCCGAGCCGCTGGCCACGGTGTTTGACCGGCTGGCCGACACGCTGGACGAGCATGTGGGCGCCGCCACGCTGATGGGCCTGCTCGAGGCCCGTTGA
- a CDS encoding aminotransferase class I/II-fold pyridoxal phosphate-dependent enzyme: MSAAGHALAPQHRVHGGPDGGPPLRVDASTNVNPLGPAPGALAAVRAAPRQRYPDPAYAALRERLAAHQGVAPARIAVSAGGSEGIFRLTLAARLAGVQQVAAPQPGYADYAAAAQAAGLPLRHWHDRASLLALAGAEAGTLLWVNDPANPGGAVFEAEAWQTLQQALRPGHWLALDLAYAALRLGPPAEPVALPAALAAQAWQVHTPNKALGLPGVRAGWLQAPAEALPGGGLAGAWAQVQALAPSWVLSAEGEALLGAWCEPATQAWLAGCRPTLAAWRAALVAALQARGWALAPGTAPFVLGRPPGTAEAVMAGLRQLRQRGLALRCCQSFGLPGWVRVGLRPPAEQALWLAAWDAEAAAAAAPPGLGADGRAQPGAAAPACTPAGAMP, encoded by the coding sequence ATGAGTGCCGCAGGCCACGCGCTGGCGCCGCAGCACCGCGTTCACGGCGGCCCCGATGGCGGCCCGCCGCTGCGGGTGGATGCGTCCACCAATGTCAATCCGCTGGGCCCGGCGCCGGGGGCGCTGGCGGCCGTGCGCGCCGCGCCGCGCCAGCGTTACCCCGATCCGGCCTACGCCGCCTTGCGCGAGCGCCTGGCCGCGCACCAGGGCGTGGCGCCGGCGCGCATCGCGGTCAGCGCCGGCGGCAGCGAGGGCATCTTTCGGCTCACGCTGGCGGCGCGCCTGGCCGGCGTGCAGCAGGTGGCCGCACCGCAACCGGGTTATGCCGATTACGCCGCCGCGGCCCAGGCCGCCGGCCTGCCGCTGCGCCACTGGCACGACCGCGCCAGCCTGCTGGCCCTGGCCGGTGCCGAGGCCGGCACGCTGCTGTGGGTCAATGATCCGGCCAACCCGGGCGGCGCGGTCTTCGAGGCCGAGGCCTGGCAGACCCTGCAGCAGGCGCTGCGCCCCGGGCACTGGCTGGCCCTCGACCTGGCCTATGCCGCGCTGCGCCTGGGCCCGCCCGCCGAGCCCGTGGCACTGCCCGCCGCCCTGGCCGCGCAGGCCTGGCAGGTGCACACGCCCAACAAGGCCCTGGGACTGCCCGGCGTGCGCGCCGGCTGGCTGCAGGCGCCGGCCGAGGCCCTGCCGGGTGGCGGCCTGGCCGGCGCCTGGGCCCAGGTGCAGGCGCTGGCGCCCAGCTGGGTGCTGTCGGCCGAGGGCGAGGCGCTGCTGGGCGCCTGGTGCGAGCCGGCCACCCAGGCCTGGCTGGCCGGCTGCCGGCCCACGCTGGCCGCCTGGCGCGCCGCGCTGGTGGCGGCACTGCAGGCTCGCGGCTGGGCACTGGCGCCCGGCACGGCGCCCTTTGTGCTGGGCCGCCCGCCCGGCACGGCCGAGGCCGTGATGGCCGGCCTGCGCCAGCTGCGCCAGCGCGGCCTGGCGCTGCGCTGCTGCCAGTCGTTCGGACTGCCCGGCTGGGTGCGCGTGGGCCTGCGCCCGCCCGCCGAGCAGGCGCTGTGGCTGGCGGCCTGGGATGCCGAGGCGGCCGCTGCCGCCGCGCCGCCCGGCCTGGGCGCTGACGGCCGCGCCCAGCCCGGCGCCGCGGCGCCGGCATGCACGCCGGCCGGGGCCATGCCATGA
- the cbiB gene encoding adenosylcobinamide-phosphate synthase CbiB: MSLPASGWALAAAVALAAALDWRFGEPRNAWHPVAWLGTAAGWLGRRLPAAPAGRAIAAGGLAWALVVAVAAALAAALQWALWQLPPWAAVPLLALALKPAFAWRMLHDEVAAVEAAFAHGGLTAARARLARLCSREVQALDAEGVRETAIETLAENLNDSLVAPLFWLAVAGLPGAWAWRAVNTLDAMWGYRSPRWQWAGRCAARADDLLGWLPARLSAALLWLAGGARGIAPAALRREAARTPSPNGGWPMGAMALRLDVRLGKPGVYTLHAAGRAPQATDTRQALALGRRAAVLAFVLAGLVLAGSGVLLGHGWPVGLGLAAGSGWLR, from the coding sequence ATGAGCCTGCCTGCCTCGGGATGGGCCCTGGCGGCCGCGGTGGCGCTGGCCGCGGCGCTGGACTGGCGTTTTGGCGAGCCGCGCAATGCCTGGCATCCGGTGGCCTGGCTGGGCACGGCGGCGGGCTGGCTGGGCCGGCGCCTGCCGGCGGCACCGGCGGGCCGGGCCATCGCCGCCGGCGGCCTGGCCTGGGCGCTGGTGGTGGCGGTGGCCGCGGCGCTGGCCGCGGCGCTGCAATGGGCGCTGTGGCAACTGCCGCCGTGGGCCGCCGTGCCGCTGCTGGCGCTGGCGCTCAAGCCGGCCTTTGCCTGGCGCATGCTGCACGACGAGGTGGCTGCGGTGGAGGCCGCCTTTGCGCATGGTGGCCTGACTGCCGCGCGTGCGCGGCTGGCCCGGCTGTGCAGCCGCGAGGTGCAGGCCCTCGACGCCGAGGGGGTGCGCGAGACCGCCATCGAGACGCTGGCCGAGAACCTCAACGATTCGCTGGTGGCGCCGCTGTTCTGGCTGGCCGTGGCCGGCCTGCCCGGGGCCTGGGCCTGGCGCGCGGTGAACACGCTGGACGCCATGTGGGGCTACCGCAGCCCGCGCTGGCAATGGGCCGGCCGCTGCGCGGCGCGCGCCGACGATCTGCTGGGCTGGCTGCCGGCGCGCCTGAGCGCCGCGCTGCTGTGGCTGGCCGGCGGCGCGCGCGGCATCGCGCCCGCGGCCCTGCGGCGCGAAGCCGCGCGCACGCCGTCGCCCAATGGCGGCTGGCCGATGGGCGCCATGGCGCTGCGCCTGGATGTGCGCCTGGGCAAGCCGGGTGTCTACACCCTGCACGCCGCCGGCCGCGCGCCGCAGGCCACCGACACCCGGCAGGCCCTGGCCCTGGGCCGGCGGGCCGCCGTGCTGGCCTTTGTGCTGGCCGGCCTGGTGCTGGCCGGCAGCGGCGTGCTGCTGGGCCATGGCTGGCCTGTGGGCTTGGGGCTGGCGGCCGGCAGCGGGTGGCTGCGATGA
- a CDS encoding DUF1636 domain-containing protein, with product MTLPDTPTPAPTELLVCTTCRPADWPREGDAAGQLLHEAVQVALMDQAQPALRLRGIACLAACGRGCTAALQARGKLTYLFGDLPPDDQSASQLLAVAAQHQAAADGLLPWGQRPERLKRGLLARLVPLDE from the coding sequence ATGACCTTGCCCGACACCCCGACCCCCGCCCCCACCGAACTGCTGGTCTGCACCACCTGCCGCCCGGCCGACTGGCCGCGCGAGGGCGACGCCGCCGGCCAGCTGCTGCACGAGGCCGTGCAGGTGGCGCTGATGGATCAAGCCCAGCCGGCGCTGCGCCTGCGCGGCATCGCCTGCCTGGCGGCCTGCGGGCGCGGCTGCACGGCGGCGCTGCAGGCGCGCGGCAAGCTCACCTACCTGTTCGGTGATCTGCCGCCCGATGACCAGAGCGCATCGCAGCTGCTGGCCGTGGCCGCCCAGCACCAGGCCGCGGCCGATGGCCTGCTGCCCTGGGGCCAGCGCCCCGAGCGCCTGAAGCGCGGCCTGCTGGCGCGTCTGGTGCCGCTGGACGAATGA
- a CDS encoding vWA domain-containing protein has protein sequence MPGPGAPPPARWPSGSGQGALAGIDWPATLYAKGQARLQPAHWRWRRTPPRPPRLQLILLDCSGSMHRQGRLALAKGWVLRLMAQATRRGDRLALIRFGGQGAECLLAPQAARRAMAVAVRPLGGGGGTPLAQALQLAATLCAGPAQVPSHTWLLSDGGADGPALPPRPPGRLLSVVDFDDPWAPTGQAAAWVAHWGASWLHAGAATGTTGSGAAASGATGSGPVPAPFPVAAP, from the coding sequence TTGCCCGGCCCCGGCGCGCCGCCGCCTGCCCGGTGGCCAAGCGGCAGCGGGCAGGGCGCCCTGGCGGGCATCGATTGGCCGGCCACGCTGTATGCCAAGGGCCAGGCCCGGCTGCAGCCCGCGCACTGGCGCTGGCGCCGCACGCCACCGAGGCCGCCCCGGCTGCAGCTGATCTTGCTGGACTGCTCGGGCTCGATGCACCGCCAAGGCCGTCTGGCCCTGGCCAAGGGCTGGGTGTTGCGGCTGATGGCCCAGGCCACGCGCCGTGGCGATCGGCTGGCGCTGATCCGTTTTGGCGGGCAGGGCGCCGAGTGCCTGCTGGCCCCCCAGGCGGCGCGCCGCGCCATGGCGGTGGCCGTGCGCCCGCTGGGTGGTGGCGGTGGCACACCGCTGGCCCAGGCGCTGCAGCTGGCTGCCACGCTGTGTGCCGGCCCGGCGCAGGTTCCCAGCCACACCTGGCTGCTGAGCGACGGCGGCGCCGATGGCCCGGCGCTGCCGCCGCGGCCCCCCGGCCGCCTGCTCAGCGTGGTGGATTTCGACGACCCCTGGGCGCCGACCGGCCAGGCCGCCGCCTGGGTGGCCCACTGGGGCGCCAGCTGGCTGCACGCCGGCGCGGCGACCGGCACTACCGGTTCCGGCGCGGCGGCGTCCGGCGCCACCGGTTCCGGCCCTGTTCCCGCTCCATTCCCTGTTGCCGCGCCATGA
- a CDS encoding ATP-binding protein — MNHDTAPAAGYPFTALVGQAALQQALLLAAVDPAIGGVLISGPRGTAKSTAARALAPLLPGPAPGRAAPFVELPLAATLEQLVGTLDVDEALRENRLRFRPGLLARADGGVLYVDEVNLLPDALVDALLDAAASGVHTVERDGLSQRHASRLVLVGTMNPEEGALRPQLLDRFGLAVHLANPADAAARLAIVQARLSYEADPAAAQAQHAAAQHQLASAVAAARQRLPTLAWPAEVLQHATRLAHAAQVDGLRADLVMLRAARARAALQQCASVSVQDVDAVAALALAHRRGEGAAPLPASAPPAAGAHPPGAAGSPGPASAATSGAAPSPAPGAAAGSAAASAAAGSAAGSAAASAPASAAASGAVQGRPPQAWPGAAGVASSDAHWGAMPPRATGLADPGPLGRLLAAGTAGPKA; from the coding sequence TTGAACCACGACACCGCCCCGGCCGCGGGCTATCCGTTCACCGCCCTGGTGGGCCAGGCCGCGCTGCAGCAGGCGCTGCTGCTGGCGGCGGTGGATCCGGCCATTGGCGGCGTGCTGATCAGCGGGCCGCGCGGCACCGCCAAGAGCACCGCCGCGCGCGCGCTGGCGCCGCTGCTGCCCGGGCCCGCGCCGGGGCGGGCGGCGCCCTTTGTCGAGCTGCCGCTGGCCGCCACGCTGGAGCAGCTGGTGGGCACGCTGGATGTCGACGAGGCCCTGCGCGAGAACCGGCTGCGCTTTCGCCCCGGTCTGCTGGCGCGTGCCGATGGCGGCGTGCTGTACGTCGACGAGGTCAACCTGCTGCCCGATGCGCTGGTGGACGCGCTGCTCGACGCCGCCGCCAGCGGCGTGCACACGGTCGAGCGCGACGGGCTGTCGCAGCGCCATGCCTCGCGCCTGGTGCTGGTGGGCACGATGAACCCCGAGGAAGGCGCGTTGCGCCCGCAACTGCTCGACCGGTTTGGCCTGGCGGTGCACCTGGCCAACCCGGCGGACGCGGCGGCGCGCCTGGCCATCGTGCAGGCCCGCCTGAGCTACGAGGCCGACCCGGCGGCTGCCCAGGCGCAGCACGCCGCCGCCCAGCACCAGCTGGCCAGCGCCGTGGCAGCGGCACGCCAGCGCCTGCCCACGCTGGCCTGGCCGGCCGAGGTGCTGCAGCACGCCACCCGGCTGGCCCATGCGGCGCAGGTGGATGGTCTGCGCGCCGATCTGGTGATGCTGCGTGCCGCCCGCGCACGGGCCGCGTTGCAGCAGTGCGCCAGCGTGAGCGTGCAGGACGTGGACGCCGTGGCCGCCCTGGCCCTGGCGCACCGGCGTGGCGAGGGCGCGGCGCCGCTGCCCGCCAGCGCGCCACCGGCAGCCGGCGCGCACCCGCCAGGCGCTGCGGGCTCGCCAGGCCCCGCGTCGGCGGCGACATCAGGTGCAGCGCCATCGCCGGCACCCGGTGCAGCGGCGGGCTCAGCGGCGGCATCAGCAGCGGCTGGATCTGCGGCTGGATCAGCCGCCGCATCGGCACCGGCATCCGCCGCCGCGTCGGGCGCGGTCCAGGGCAGGCCGCCGCAAGCGTGGCCCGGCGCGGCGGGCGTGGCCTCCAGCGACGCCCATTGGGGCGCCATGCCGCCGCGCGCCACCGGCCTGGCCGATCCGGGCCCGCTGGGCCGTCTGCTGGCCGCGGGCACCGCCGGCCCAAAAGCATGA
- the cobN gene encoding cobaltochelatase subunit CobN yields the protein MHLLNARPAGYVDDDGRGVLRVAQTPAEVVVLSAADTTLALLAAAVERLPADYPSVCLANLMWLRQNASVDLYLDDVLRHARVVVIDHLGSPADWAYLVAQASALARRRGQWLALFSGDFGEDAQLLLRGTAAADDARWLWRCLRDGGTAHAEAFFALIGQAAFGRGPRPELPPPLPPALRYWPAGQAQAVPAAGPPGAPVALLVFYRAHLQAGNTAAFDVLLQALQAAGLAVLALAVDSLKNPASLATLRALAATQRVDIVLNATAFALATPGGAAAEALAGDAPVLQLVVAGCELAQWQDDAHGLQPRDLAMQMVLPEVDGRIATRAISFKAAVAHCARAQIDLVRYEPQPERIAWVAELARRWCVLRRRPPAQRRLALVLANYPNDDARLANGVGLDTPAATLAILQALQQAGYATGALPADSQALMQQLCQGITNDLHANDARPAWQSLALADYQAAFARLPEASREAVNRLWGPPEADPMLRQGRFMIAGLRLGQVFVGIQPARGRDIDQLVRYHDADLVPPHAYLAFYLWLRQGFAVDALVHVGKHGNLEWLPGKSVALGPACWPDIVLGPLPHLYPFIVNDPGEGCQAKRRSQAVIIDHLMPALTRAESYGPLLQLERSMDEYCEALSLDPRRAQRLRGQLLDQVLHNGLHRELGFEAPADEAARAALLSRLDAYLCEIKENQIRDGLHIFGQSPQGRQRLDTLRALARFDRGSGPGARSLLRALADDLGVLGVQGFDPLAPDWATPWQGPRPAALLALDDAPWRHCGHLRERLELLAAQLIERHVGTPGGGPATAPDAAAWPASAAVLQALHDTLAPTLDACGAQELTQLLAGLDGRFVPPGPSGAPSRGRPDVLPTGRNFYAVDTRAVPTPTAWAMGLAAAQRLIEGHLQDHGRPPACVGLSVWGTSTMRTGGEDLAQALALLGVRPRWAEGSGRVVDVELLPVAVLGRARVDVTLRISGFFRDAFPNLVDLFDAAVRAVVAVSEADEGDHDNPVRARVRAEAAAGQAAGMDADQALRQAQWRVFGPRLGGYGAGLQELIASRRWQGQGDLAQAWLRAGAYAYGLDGHGLGAAPALAQRMAGLDTVLHNQDNREHDILDSDDYYQFQGGMAAAVAQLSGRAPALYHGDMSTPGAPRVRPLREEIARVLRARAVNPKWLAGVRRHGYKGAFEIAATVDYLFAFSATTGLVDDHQYALLAEAYVYEDETRQFLTRHNPLALRSVGERLLEAMQRGLWREPGTHRERLRAHLQALENTLEAS from the coding sequence ATGCACCTGCTCAACGCCCGGCCGGCCGGCTACGTCGACGACGACGGGCGCGGCGTGCTGCGCGTGGCGCAAACGCCGGCCGAGGTGGTGGTGCTGAGTGCCGCCGACACCACGCTGGCCCTGCTGGCCGCGGCGGTGGAGCGCCTGCCGGCCGATTACCCCAGCGTGTGCCTGGCCAACCTGATGTGGCTGCGCCAGAACGCCTCGGTCGACCTGTACCTGGACGATGTGCTGCGCCATGCCCGCGTGGTGGTGATCGACCACCTGGGCAGCCCGGCCGACTGGGCCTACCTGGTGGCCCAGGCCAGCGCGCTGGCGCGCCGCCGGGGCCAGTGGCTGGCCTTGTTCTCGGGTGACTTTGGCGAGGATGCGCAGCTGCTGCTGCGCGGCACCGCCGCCGCCGACGATGCGCGCTGGCTGTGGCGCTGCCTGCGCGATGGCGGCACAGCGCATGCCGAGGCCTTCTTTGCGCTCATCGGCCAGGCCGCCTTCGGCCGTGGGCCGCGACCCGAGCTGCCGCCGCCGCTGCCGCCGGCGCTGCGCTACTGGCCGGCAGGGCAGGCGCAGGCCGTGCCGGCAGCCGGGCCACCGGGTGCGCCGGTGGCCTTGCTGGTGTTCTACCGCGCGCACCTGCAGGCCGGCAACACCGCCGCGTTCGATGTGCTGCTGCAGGCCTTGCAGGCCGCCGGGCTGGCCGTGCTGGCACTGGCCGTGGACAGCCTGAAGAACCCCGCCAGCCTGGCCACGCTGCGTGCGCTGGCCGCCACGCAGCGCGTGGACATCGTGCTCAATGCCACCGCCTTTGCGCTGGCCACGCCGGGTGGCGCGGCGGCCGAGGCGCTGGCCGGTGACGCGCCGGTGCTGCAGCTGGTGGTGGCCGGCTGCGAGCTGGCGCAGTGGCAGGACGATGCGCACGGCCTGCAGCCGCGCGACCTGGCCATGCAGATGGTGCTGCCCGAGGTGGACGGGCGCATCGCCACGCGGGCCATCAGCTTCAAGGCCGCGGTGGCGCACTGCGCGCGTGCGCAGATCGATCTGGTGCGCTACGAGCCGCAGCCCGAGCGCATTGCGTGGGTGGCCGAGCTGGCGCGGCGCTGGTGCGTGCTGCGCCGCCGCCCGCCGGCGCAGCGGCGCCTGGCCCTGGTGCTGGCCAACTACCCCAACGACGACGCGCGCCTGGCCAACGGCGTGGGCCTGGACACGCCGGCGGCCACGCTGGCCATCCTGCAGGCGCTGCAGCAGGCCGGTTATGCCACCGGCGCCTTGCCGGCCGACAGCCAGGCGCTGATGCAGCAGCTGTGCCAGGGCATCACCAACGACCTGCATGCCAACGATGCGCGCCCGGCCTGGCAAAGCCTGGCCCTGGCCGACTACCAGGCGGCCTTTGCCCGCCTGCCCGAGGCCAGCCGCGAGGCGGTCAACCGGCTGTGGGGCCCGCCCGAGGCCGACCCGATGCTGCGCCAGGGCCGCTTCATGATCGCGGGGCTGCGTCTGGGCCAGGTGTTCGTGGGCATCCAGCCGGCGCGCGGGCGCGACATCGACCAGCTGGTGCGCTACCACGACGCCGATCTGGTGCCGCCGCATGCCTACCTGGCCTTCTACCTGTGGCTGCGCCAGGGCTTCGCGGTGGATGCGCTGGTGCATGTGGGCAAACACGGCAACCTCGAATGGCTGCCGGGCAAGAGCGTGGCGCTGGGCCCGGCCTGCTGGCCCGACATCGTGCTGGGGCCCTTGCCGCACCTGTACCCGTTCATCGTCAACGATCCGGGCGAGGGCTGCCAGGCCAAGCGCCGCAGCCAGGCGGTGATCATCGACCACCTGATGCCGGCGCTGACCCGCGCCGAGAGCTATGGCCCGCTGCTGCAGCTCGAGCGCAGCATGGACGAGTATTGCGAGGCCTTGTCGCTCGACCCCCGCCGCGCGCAGCGCCTGCGCGGCCAGCTGCTGGACCAGGTGCTGCACAACGGCCTGCACCGCGAGCTGGGCTTCGAGGCGCCGGCCGACGAGGCCGCGCGCGCGGCGCTGCTCAGCCGCCTGGACGCCTACCTGTGCGAGATCAAGGAGAACCAGATCCGCGACGGCCTGCACATCTTCGGCCAGTCGCCGCAGGGCCGCCAGCGCCTGGACACGCTGCGCGCCCTGGCACGCTTTGACCGCGGCAGCGGGCCGGGCGCACGCAGCCTGCTGCGCGCGCTGGCCGACGATCTGGGCGTGCTCGGCGTGCAGGGCTTCGATCCGCTGGCGCCCGACTGGGCCACGCCCTGGCAGGGTCCGCGGCCGGCCGCCTTGCTGGCGCTGGACGACGCGCCCTGGCGCCACTGCGGCCACCTGCGCGAGCGGCTCGAGCTGCTGGCCGCGCAGCTCATCGAGCGCCATGTCGGCACGCCGGGCGGTGGGCCGGCCACGGCACCCGATGCCGCGGCCTGGCCGGCCAGCGCAGCGGTGCTGCAGGCCTTGCACGACACGCTGGCGCCCACGCTCGACGCCTGCGGCGCACAAGAGCTGACGCAACTGCTGGCCGGGCTGGACGGCCGCTTCGTGCCGCCCGGGCCCAGCGGGGCGCCGTCGCGCGGGCGGCCCGACGTGCTGCCCACGGGCCGCAACTTCTACGCCGTGGACACGCGCGCCGTGCCCACGCCCACCGCCTGGGCCATGGGCCTGGCCGCGGCGCAGCGCCTGATCGAGGGCCATCTGCAGGACCACGGCCGTCCGCCCGCCTGCGTGGGCCTGTCGGTGTGGGGCACCAGCACCATGCGCACCGGCGGCGAAGACCTGGCCCAGGCCCTGGCCCTGCTGGGCGTGCGCCCGCGCTGGGCCGAGGGCAGCGGCCGCGTGGTGGATGTCGAGCTGCTGCCGGTGGCCGTGCTGGGCCGGGCGCGGGTGGATGTCACGCTGCGCATCTCGGGCTTCTTCCGCGATGCCTTTCCCAATCTGGTGGATCTGTTCGATGCCGCGGTGCGTGCGGTGGTGGCGGTGAGCGAGGCCGACGAGGGCGACCACGACAACCCGGTGCGCGCGCGGGTGCGGGCCGAGGCCGCCGCCGGGCAGGCGGCCGGCATGGACGCCGACCAGGCGCTGCGCCAGGCGCAGTGGCGCGTGTTCGGGCCGCGCCTGGGCGGCTATGGCGCCGGCCTGCAGGAGCTGATCGCCAGCCGGCGCTGGCAAGGCCAGGGCGATCTGGCGCAGGCCTGGCTGCGCGCCGGCGCCTACGCCTACGGGCTGGACGGCCACGGCCTGGGCGCCGCGCCGGCGCTGGCCCAGCGCATGGCCGGCCTGGACACCGTGCTGCACAACCAGGACAACCGCGAGCACGACATCCTCGACTCGGACGACTACTACCAGTTCCAGGGCGGCATGGCCGCTGCGGTGGCGCAGCTCTCGGGCCGTGCGCCCGCGCTTTATCACGGCGACATGAGCACCCCCGGTGCGCCGCGCGTGCGCCCGCTGCGCGAGGAGATCGCCCGCGTGCTGCGCGCCCGCGCCGTCAACCCCAAGTGGCTGGCGGGTGTGCGCCGCCATGGCTACAAGGGCGCTTTCGAGATCGCGGCCACGGTCGACTACCTGTTCGCCTTCTCGGCCACCACCGGCCTGGTGGACGACCACCAGTACGCGCTGCTGGCCGAGGCCTATGTGTACGAGGACGAGACGCGCCAATTCCTCACACGCCACAACCCGCTGGCCCTGCGCAGCGTGGGCGAGCGCCTGCTCGAGGCCATGCAGCGCGGCCTGTGGCGCGAACCTGGCACGCACCGTGAGCGGCTGCGCGCGCATCTGCAGGCGCTGGAGAACACCCTGGAGGCTTCTTGA
- a CDS encoding ABC transporter substrate-binding protein, which yields MLPALSMPAAARAARPARALPLGLAWGLVQCLAAGAVAAAPPQRIVTLAPSLTEAVCALERCAALVGVDRHSDWPAEAASLPRVGGLEEAHLEQLVALRPDLVLLGPRSRVADRLQALGVPVLLIDARTHADLRRSLLRLGEALGRPAQAQALVQRIDSGLAAAAARVPPPWRGRRVYLEVAPGVAAGAGSFIGETLARLGLHNIAAAEPGLFPRLNPEQVLRERPELLIGQRSALAEAAQRPGWAGMGALRDGRLCLLDERRMDLLSRPGPRLAEAAHMLVDCLLALPNPN from the coding sequence GTGCTGCCCGCGCTGTCCATGCCGGCGGCCGCCCGTGCCGCCCGGCCGGCGCGCGCGCTGCCGCTGGGCCTGGCCTGGGGGCTGGTGCAGTGCCTGGCCGCCGGTGCGGTGGCCGCGGCGCCGCCGCAGCGCATCGTCACGCTGGCGCCTTCGCTCACCGAGGCGGTGTGTGCGCTCGAGCGCTGCGCTGCGCTGGTGGGCGTGGATCGCCACAGCGACTGGCCGGCCGAGGCCGCCAGCCTGCCGCGTGTGGGCGGGCTGGAAGAAGCGCACCTCGAGCAGCTGGTGGCGCTGCGGCCCGATCTGGTGCTGCTGGGTCCGCGCAGCCGGGTGGCCGATCGCCTGCAGGCGCTGGGCGTGCCGGTGCTGCTGATCGATGCCCGCACCCACGCCGATCTGCGCCGCAGCCTGCTGCGCCTGGGCGAGGCGCTGGGCCGGCCGGCGCAGGCCCAGGCGCTGGTGCAGCGCATCGACAGCGGCCTGGCCGCGGCCGCGGCGCGGGTGCCGCCGCCCTGGCGCGGCCGGCGCGTCTACCTGGAGGTGGCGCCCGGTGTGGCGGCCGGGGCCGGCAGCTTCATCGGCGAGACGCTGGCGCGCCTGGGCCTGCACAACATTGCCGCGGCCGAGCCGGGGCTGTTTCCGCGCCTGAACCCCGAGCAGGTGCTGCGCGAGCGGCCCGAGCTGCTGATCGGCCAGCGCAGCGCGCTGGCCGAGGCGGCGCAGCGCCCCGGCTGGGCCGGCATGGGTGCGCTGCGCGACGGCCGGCTGTGCCTGCTGGACGAACGCCGCATGGATTTGCTGTCGCGCCCCGGCCCGCGCCTGGCCGAGGCCGCCCACATGCTGGTTGACTGCCTGCTGGCCCTGCCCAACCCGAACTGA